A genomic window from Silene latifolia isolate original U9 population chromosome 11, ASM4854445v1, whole genome shotgun sequence includes:
- the LOC141613975 gene encoding uncharacterized protein LOC141613975 has translation MGKEAKGGCTCVVIGTFLVNSKPTFVLFDSGATHSFISREHVRALNLTTYDRVVDSHIVPSGESVPCDRIYTCVPIQIGEVVFHCDLMEFPLGGFEVILGMNWLGKYKAFIDCYQKKISLRGPKGVRVTYKGYMIKPKVKFISVNTLKSSLRKGDQLILCKMWDRESETPRISDIPVVRDFEGVFPEEIPGLPPKRDVDFSIDLKPGAGPISKPPYRMGPKEMEELKKQLDELAEKGYIRPSVSPWGAPVLFVKKKDGSLRLCVDYRELNNVTIKNQYPLPRIDDLFDQLSGAGYSRRSTRGRLSSIEDKERGYP, from the coding sequence atggggaAGGAAGCgaaaggaggatgcacatgtgTCGTGATCGGTACATTTCTTGTcaactctaaacccacctttgtgttaTTCGATTCCGGTGCCACACATTCATTCATATCTAGGGAGCATGTTAGAGCCTTGAACCTTACTACATATGATAGAGTGGTCGATTCTCATATAGTACCCTCGGGAGAGTCTGTGCCTTGTGATAGAATCTATACCTGTGTACCTATTCAGATTGGGGAGGTTGTCTTTCACTGTGACCTTATGGAGTTTCCATTGGGTGGGTTCGAGGTGATTTTAGGGATgaattggttgggaaagtacaaagctttcATTGACTGTTACCAAAAGAAGATATCTCTGAGAGGACCTAAGGGAGTCAGAGTAACCTACAAGGGATACAtgatcaaacccaaagtcaaatttATCTCTGTAAACACCCTAAAATCGAGTCTGAGGAAGGGAGACCAGTTGATCTTGTGTAAGATGTGGGATAGAGAGTCTGAGACCCCTAGGATTTCTGACATACCTGTGGTGAGAGACTTTGAGGGGGTATTTCCGGAAGAGATTCCTGGGCTACCACCTAAGCGCGACGTGGACTTCTCCATTGACCTAAAGCCGGGAGCTGGACCTATTTCTAAaccaccgtaccgtatgggaccAAAAGAGATGGAAGAATTAAAGAAGCAATTGGATGAGTTGGCTGAGAAGGGTTATATTCGACccagtgtttcaccttggggagcacctgtCCTATTCGTCAAGAAaaaggatgggagtttgaggctgtgtGTGGATTACCGAGAGTTGAATAACGTGACTATCAAGAACCAATATCcattgccaaggatcgatgatttgtttgaccaatTGAGTGGGGCCGGGTATTCTCGAAGATCGACCCGAGGTCGGTTATCATCAATCGAGGATAAAGAACGAGGATATCCCTAA